The Alnus glutinosa chromosome 10, dhAlnGlut1.1, whole genome shotgun sequence DNA window TTCAATTAAAACTGGCCTTGTTAAGATTGAAACATGTGTCTTATAACACGACACAAGGGACACGTGTCTTAGTTTCAACAGATTTAGTTCACAACCCAGCTTCAATTAGAATTGAACTCAAGTCGAACACAAAAGAATACTTTTAACACAATATATTTCTAGTAGTGAAGATGTCATGATCACATTTAAAAttaagtgggaaaaaaaaaaatttgatatgtGAAGTAATTAAAATTTACATGCAAAACTACATGTGCTTAGATTACGATTACAACATATCCAAAGTATACGTGTATATGTGTATTTAGATTATTACCTTTGCAGGCCTTTCGGAGAGCTTCAGCATCTTCAACAGGAGAAAATTGGTGAGGAGTAATGAGGGTAGCCATTGTTAAGTTCTGGATAAATATTCTTATCTAGTAGAGGTGATTATTGTGAAGGAGTCCCTTTCAATGGCCGTCCTATTTATACTACCATGCTTAACGTACAtcaaaaaaattggaatttggatCCTGTTccataatatattattaaaaaaaaaggaaaataaaggaaaggaaATCAAAGTAATTAATGAATGATAAAGTGTAAAAAGGAAGGTGGATCTTTGTAGATAGAGTTGGTTGCATCGGAGTGAggactctctttctttttcctattaAGGTCCCACATTGTCAAGGAATGCTTGAGTTGtgagctttataagccttgaatAAACCTATTCCTTTAAGGTACTTTTTGTAAAAGAGTAAGgttcaataaattttatcatggtattagagcttcaAGGCCTTAGACAATGTTGAACCTTCCCTCTCGTTGTACACGTGTTTGAACAATAGCGTCACACGTGAAGAAGAGTGTTGAGAGTCCCATATTGTCAAGGCATACCTAAGTTGTAgattttataagccttaaataaaCCTCTTCCTTTAAAGCAccttttgtggaagaatatcGTTCAACGAACCTTATCATTTCCCACCAATATATAATTGAATGGCAGACAGAATTTGTTTAATTCAGTTAAGGCGCCAATGATCGTTGAACATAGTGGACTCCATCTTTCCACGTCCGAAAGAGACGAGGTTGCCAAAGCTTGGAGCTAGTAAAATCCCATGTGTATTTCTTCACATCAAATACACCCTTTTAAGTGGATTCCAACTCCTCATTCAACCATAGATTCCCTTAGCTAGCTAGACTAGCTAGCGGCGCGCAGGTGGGTTTCCCTTTCACAAACCTAACCAAaaagttctttcttcttcagtctccttaaaaagttaaaaataaaaaataaaaaatagtactagctataattttgttttctttaatttcactacaaaaattttaagaattctagacggtttgaatTGCAAAAAATTTCCAGAAACATGATccagacgattttttttttacggtttcaaaccgtccaatAAAATGTGTCGGTAATCCTGGttatagacggtttgggccaaactgTCGACAATTCCaaacggttttgcccaaaaccatacagaatttttttattatttttttaattataatcattattattttttaatataataatatattattattatttttgtccatCTAGCCGGTTAAAGCGACCACCAGAAGGTTGTCATAGTTACACGTATGCAATCTCCATCTCTATCAGATTCTTCTCCGCCGCCCCCCATGCTCTCGCACTATCCATCAAACATAAAATATGTTGCACTTTTCCATTTGTTACTTTTCTGTCGGGAAATGAATTCATTTTCTCTGAATTTGAGgtgagtgaaaaataatttcctaAGAATTCTATGATGTTTAATTTGTATGCTTGGGCAGGACATGAAGTCCACGAGCAGCTAGACATTGATATCATTATTGGGAAAATGGCATCTGGAGGAAAGGAAATCCTTCCGGAAAGGAAGTCCCAATCTCTTCATAGAGGATGAACGTAACTTTGAGCGGTGGGATGATCACCGTGTCAAGCTTCTCAAGCATGAATTCATGCGTTttaaggtgatttttttttcttttttctttttcatttttactattatttatttagttacTATAGTTAACATCTTATTAGTGCACTAGCTTTTTAATCATTATTGGTCAAGGATTGTATTTATCTTAGAATAaagtccatttttcttttttctttaaaaaaaaaaaaagaaaagagagaaaagcaaCTGAGAAATCATTAATGTAACAATTAGGATTAATGTTAGAGTAAAATAGTGACtgaattcacaattttttattaacacTACACAAAAATCGAGGTTTTAGCGTTTTTTACTGCCGCTAaaaccctccaaaaaaaaaaaaaaaaaaaaagacaaaaatttgaTAAATGCTACACACATGCACTCTTATTCCCACCCTCACACTTTCTGGCGTGCATGGCTATTATTGGATTTTAGtcttttagtaattttaaaagccacatcataaAGTATAAAGGTATATAGCATTTCTGGAGTTATAATGTTAAGatcttaaaaaaatgttattataacactacaaaaaataagctCATTAGCGGTGACAATATCGCTGTTAATCGGATGCAAATGATCAACATCGGCGACCTCAAAGGGTCACCGCTAATAGCAGATCAATAACGACCATCAatgtctttgttaaaaaaaaactttatgtCGACACTAAAAAATTTTAGAACTTGACTCATAGGTCGCCGCTAATGCTTTTCTTAGGCCTTGAAACCTTCTTGTATGACCAACAATTAAATGACCAAATTTTACTAAGCTTTCCACTGTCGGTTTATTTTAGCAATTTCATAACCTACGGTTTGAAAAAGTGTAGttaagtgttttgaaaaaatctatagtttgaaaaaatagtgAGTTAAACTACTTTTAAAAAtcatgcttttttaaaaacacaatctcTTGTCTGTCGCGCAAAAATATgaactttttcacattttcacaCCGGCATTTTTTTGCGATTTTAGATGCGAAATCACGGGTCAAACACACTCTTAATCAATTCTCATCCCTACATAATCACCTGAATTATGTAACAAAGCTTGGTATTATGGGCTTAAATGGCATATATCTTACTACTTTTGTGCTTTGAACAGCTCTTGGTTGCTCTTGTGAGTGCCTATAGGTATGAAGGATCAAAGTTTAGGGATGATGCAGCAAAATCTGAGGCCGAGACACTTTCCAATGCCATTAAAAATGGTAAGCCCATTGAAACGATGAGGTAATAAGGATACTAACAACAAGAAGTAAGCCCCATCTCCAAGCAATATATAAGCACTACATGGAGATTTCTGCCCAGAATATCGATGAGGTActaaattcttttttgtttttggttactTTTAGGTACTAAAATTCGTGGGGTTTGGCTTGGGTTTGTTGAGATTAAGACATGCATGTATAACAGGAAATAATTAGACACACGTCTTAATCTTAACAGATTCAGTTCTAATTGAAACTGGACCCAAGCCGAATTCAAATTGGATTCGGATCTTCAGCAATTTGTAAGAAATGTGAGAGTCCCTATGAAGCTCACCTGTCCAATTAATAAGTGGGCTGCTCAAGACTTGTTCGAGTAATTGGGTCCCATAAAGGCTCTCTTACATTTACTACATGAATTACTAATAATCGAAACATTAAAATTGCTATGAACTTTTAACCATCCAAATTGTCGATCCTTTATCATAACATTTTAGgtattaaattcttttttctttttctttttttgtatgtTGGGCACTAAAATTCTTAGCTTTATCAAACATTAAAATCCAATGTTTTATTACTCATTGTAAATTTTCATCcatatacaatttttctttaGGATCTTGATGCTGATTTGCTGCTAAAAGAGACTCTGCAATGCCTATACACTCCCCAACAATATTTTAGCAAGGTAATGTGAATTACAACAAGATTACAAGGATGGGTTTTGCTTGGATTCAATTTCAGTTGGAATTCAACTCTTTGGAATGACAAGTGACACATGTCTTAATTTCAACGAGTCCAGTTCTAATTAAAACTCAGataaaaattctaacaattttgcTATTCGAATTGCAACTAATTTGGGAAATAAATGTGAAAGAGATCAGTATAGAGTCCCTTTCACATTTACTATCCGGATGATTAGCAATTCGAGAGGAATCCCAAGCTGAATCGAGGAtttccaattgaaaaattacttTGTCCTTTCAAATTCttattaatgttttgttttcttaaaaggTCTTGGACATGGCTATGCAAAAGGATGCATGTAGAGAAGAATACCAAAAAAGCACTGACTCGAGTAATTGTAACCCGAGCTGACACAGATATGAAGGAGATCAAAGATGAGTACCATAACCAATATGGGGTTTCTCTATCCAAGAAAATTGAAGACACAGTTCATGGGAACTACAAGGATTTCTTGCTCACTTTGATTGCAAGAGGTGGATGATTGAAAAGATGGGAATTCAAAAAGGGCTTACTGGGATATTACCATATCCTCTTCTGATTGATTGTTgatcttttttcattttgaggCATGTGTTCTTGGGCTAGTATGAGtattttattatcaaaaaacagattgttagctaccatatatataataattttcttttatggttAATTAGTTGATTGTCCACTTTGACTCAATAAGACAAGtcagaaattttcaaatatCTTAACTCGATCATCTGCTAGTTTTTTGACCATTCTGTCTTTTCTCAAGCATGTTTGTTGTTGCAGTAGAAGTTGCCTTAAGCATATCCGCCCCTAAACTGCCCTTTTAAACGGATGTTTTTGGCTATTCCTTTCTTGGCCAATGGGCGGGtggaaaaattattgttgaaacTAAATAATACTAATTCCGAAAATTAACAAtaagataaataaaatataagagatGAAAAGTGTGGTACGAAAAATATCTCACAATGTTATAAAATCACACAATAGCGTTGTCCAACTATTCAAGGTTAGTTCCAAGACAAATAAATGGGTTgaagagaataaaataaagggagaacttcacttaaggaTACCGAACTATTGCCTTTTTTGACTTAAGGTACCTGAACTTTATAAAGTCTCAAATTAGGGTATCCATTTTTTATAACGTCCCAATAAACAAGTCattcgttaggatttgctgttaaatcctgccaaaatttccaaaataccttagtgtctatttttttttttttttttaaaaaaaaattataaaatttttcgaagattcaagcatgggtatttttgcaaattccgttaaattttaaccaacacctaaatcctagcaattttttctttttttttttttcctaaaaaaaaaataggggtattttgaaaattttggcaggatttaacagtaaattctaacggatgacctgctattgagacgttttgaaaaaCGGATACCTTAGTTTGAGGCGTTTTGAAATTCAAGTACCTTAAGTCAAAAAGTGCAATAATTCGATACccataagtgaaattttctctaaaataaaaaataaatgaataagtgTTTGAAACACACTCTAAAATGGGTCAAATCATTCATTTGGCCCATTTCTATTAGATCTCAACAGTTTTTTTGTTGCATTGTTTTGACTGTTTTCGTCAGGCAAccatacccattttttttttgtgttttctttgatATACTAAAGGGAAATGGTGAAAAAACTCCCTTTCCACTTTCCCTTgaatttgcttagaaaaaaaaaaaaaattaaagaaaatgttaaGTCCTTAGGTCATAGGTTCAATTGCCATTTCATGCACCATTTTATTCGTACTTTGACCCTTACTTTTCtcgaaataaaaaaattatggttcCGTTGTTGTCTCTTGTTGACAACCAAGTCCTTGAGAAAACACTAAACACATATTAAGGTAAACAAACATAGTCACGCTCAATAGCAATTCAAGACAAGAGACAACACAGAAAATAAAGACACCCCAACCACAAAGTCCAACTGAGAACACCACCATTGATGATAACACAAATTCTAAAGGCCCCCTCCCATATATAGGAAAGAATTATGGTCTCAATCTTCCTTCCCAAGCAAAGCAAGGAGGAAGGCCTTGTAATCCCCTGAAGTTTCCTTGGCCACAGCATGATCAAGGGAAACACTGTTCCTCAGGTAGTAAAGCTCCTTGATGCCAGTCAAGTCTCTCTCTGCCCTTGTGACAATCACACGAGTGAGTGCCTCATCATCTGTACCAACCCCTTTGATTGCATTGCGCACCAACTGCAACATAAAATTCCCACAGTGAATCCTTTGGAACTTTGTTAATGAAAGGTCAGCTTCAACCGgatctataaaattgtcatgcGTTTTTTTATCTCGTGATAAATATATGATCATCTTTTTTGATTATGACAGTTATACAGATTTGAGTcggaggaaatttttgtcctgtatgaaaaagtgaaatataatttggacatatgtcaatttaataggctaaatttaagaaaatttctCCGACCTAATTTGACCAAAAACTTCGTAAAAAACAGTGAGGACATTTTCAATTCAAAGGAATTTACCTTTTCAAAGTACTTCTTTGGATCATTGATGCACCGAATTGCAGTACGCAATGCCTTTTGTAAGTCACTACGCGGATCACCCGACAAATTCTGGAGAAATGATAGTACAAATCAACTTAAATTATTGATGTTCAAATATatttaacttaaaattaaaaataatatgagCGGAAGTGGCCGGGTTTGCCTTACAAGTTTAAGTTCACCATATTAGGGCAACTAATGTGTTTTAATTATATTGAATTGCATATAATAGTGTTTCAATGGCAGTATTTAAAGTAAGAtgataagtgtttttttttttttcctattcaaaAAAAGCAGAGGGGGACAACCAGAGTGACTACTCTACTTAGGCGTGATCATGGTAACTTCTGCCCACTGAGCAATTGCACAAGAGGGACCTAGACGGCTGAAAACTACATGCGCTCCCTCAAGTCTAATAGAGCCATAACTTTACTGTCCAGCTCCACTGAGAACACTAGTGATACCCAAGCCTATAGGATGATAGACCAAACATTAATATTTCTCATTTTGGGATTCGACCTTGGGACCTTATCCCTATTGTTGAACTCAAATGTCATTAGATTACTTACCTCGGTGGTAAGTAAGATTAAGTGTGCTAAGAGATGTATGAAAAATTATGATAGAGTATTATGATAATTTATACAGAATAATATAGAAGAAAACCATGAGTATTTTAAAAGTTGAAGGGACATTAATAATATAACTTTGAATTTAGTTTCTTTGTTATTTACTTTTTGCTATTTGCTATCTTTAATCTTTTGGAACACCCCAAGTTCGAGAGAGCCcgatttgttaattttaaagCATCAAAGATGCAAAgattacatattatatatgcatgccatgagaaaatattttacggaAGTATAAGATCaaagtacattaaaattttcataatataGTTAGTGTCATAAAAACTATATAgagttgaaattttgaaaaggaATAAAGAGCAAGTGTACCTTAGTGATGGAAGTGTCATGCTCATCTTTATAGCGGTTAAAAATTGCCCTGAGCTGTGTCTTGCTCCTTGTAGTCAGGATCCTGGTAACTTCTTCATGATTAAATGCTTTGTCTTTGATTGCATCGTGAAGAATTTCAGCTTCAGATTTTGCTAATCTTTCATTTACCTCATGCCCATCATACCTATAAGCACTCACTAGGGCAACCAAGAGCTGTAACA harbors:
- the LOC133878859 gene encoding annexin-like protein RJ4 isoform X4; translated protein: MATLVAPDQFSPVEDAEALRKACKGWGTDEKAIIKILGHRNATQRKQIRQAYEELYEEDLVKRLESELSGDFERAVYRWILDPADRDAVLANVAVKKAELNYHVIIEISCILSPEELLVVRRAYQSRFKRSLEEDVAAHTTGDLRQLLVALVSAYRYDGHEVNERLAKSEAEILHDAIKDKAFNHEEVTRILTTRSKTQLRAIFNRYKDEHDTSITKNLSGDPRSDLQKALRTAIRCINDPKKYFEKLVRNAIKGVGTDDEALTRVIVTRAERDLTGIKELYYLRNSVSLDHAVAKETSGDYKAFLLALLGKED
- the LOC133878859 gene encoding annexin-like protein RJ4 isoform X3 → MATLIAPENISVSNDAEALRKAFKGWGTDEKAIIKILGHRNATQRKQIRQAYEELYEEDLVKRLESELSGDFERAVYRWILDPADRDAVLANVAVKKAELNYHVIIEISCILSPEELLVVRRAYQSRFKRSLEEDVAAHTTGDLRQLLVALVSAYRYDGHEVNERLAKSEAEILHDAIKDKAFNHEEVTRILTTRSKTQLRAIFNRYKDEHDTSITKNLSGDPRSDLQKALRTAIRCINDPKKYFEKLVRNAIKGVGTDDEALTRVIVTRAERDLTGIKELYYLRNSVSLDHAVAKETSGDYKAFLLALLGKED